From Virgibacillus ihumii, the proteins below share one genomic window:
- a CDS encoding response regulator transcription factor, with translation MKQTLLVVEDDKMIRSLISIYLVKAGYDVIEAENGEQAKEVFLTNHPCLIILDLMLPKMSGEDFCMWVREQERNEVSIIMVSAKARTDDKISGLKMGADDYLTKPFDPDELVAHVEAVLRRTGQFCQKIAYSGLCIKPRKGEVLLFNKQLHLTKHEFNLLYFFMENPNIVFSRENLIDQLYPYADKIVLDRTIDAHIKKLREKIEDKPSDPKRIITVRGMGYKFANE, from the coding sequence GTGAAACAAACCCTTTTAGTGGTTGAAGACGATAAAATGATTCGTAGTCTGATAAGTATATATTTAGTAAAAGCCGGATATGACGTTATCGAAGCTGAGAATGGTGAACAAGCAAAAGAGGTTTTTCTGACAAATCACCCATGTTTAATTATCCTGGATTTAATGCTCCCCAAAATGAGCGGGGAAGATTTCTGCATGTGGGTGAGGGAACAGGAACGGAATGAAGTTTCCATTATCATGGTTTCCGCAAAGGCACGTACTGATGACAAAATCAGCGGCCTGAAAATGGGTGCAGATGATTATTTGACAAAACCATTTGACCCTGATGAACTTGTTGCCCATGTCGAGGCGGTGTTGCGCAGAACGGGGCAGTTTTGCCAGAAGATTGCTTATAGTGGGTTGTGCATTAAACCCCGCAAAGGAGAAGTACTATTATTCAATAAACAGTTGCATCTGACAAAACACGAGTTTAACTTGCTTTATTTCTTTATGGAGAATCCGAATATTGTTTTTTCCAGGGAAAATCTGATTGATCAGTTGTATCCGTATGCTGATAAAATTGTGCTGGATCGTACTATTGATGCTCATATTAAAAAACTCCGCGAAAAAATCGAGGATAAACCATCGGATCCGAAACGAATTATCACGGTCCGGGGAATGGGGTATAAATTTGCCAATGAATAA
- a CDS encoding TlpA disulfide reductase family protein — translation MILPGFQLETLEGEKVKLSDFRGNPVMLNFWATWCPPCRAEIPDMEKLHQNKDITILAVNLTKSEANIQNVNRVSSDISDSIR, via the coding sequence GTGATATTACCCGGTTTTCAACTGGAAACGTTGGAAGGCGAAAAGGTAAAATTGTCGGACTTCAGGGGTAATCCGGTTATGCTTAACTTCTGGGCTACATGGTGCCCGCCATGTCGTGCAGAAATTCCTGATATGGAAAAGCTTCATCAAAACAAAGACATTACGATTTTAGCTGTTAATTTAACCAAGTCTGAAGCAAACATTCAGAATGTGAACCGAGTATCATCTGACATTTCCGATTCTATTAGATAG
- a CDS encoding cytochrome c biogenesis CcdA family protein, translating into MGGIEADTMLVVGMFLAVGAGALSFLSPCVLPIFPAYMSYITGISVKELQGDQNIKIRRQLLSHSLIFLLAVSLVFISLGASASFLGQWAQDLLVGESGLLIQRIAGILIIVMGLFVAGWISIPSLMKERRYRFGKRPAGYVGTFVIGLGFAAGWTPCIGPIFGSILLLAASNPGQGVFYTVMYVIGFSLPFLVLTFFLGSTKWIIRHSNLIMKIGAVIMIIMGLVLFFGLMPRITGFLLDLVQDTWLSRLG; encoded by the coding sequence ATGGGTGGAATTGAAGCGGATACGATGCTGGTCGTTGGAATGTTTCTTGCGGTTGGCGCTGGTGCATTATCGTTTTTGTCACCATGCGTGCTACCGATTTTTCCGGCTTATATGTCGTATATTACCGGTATCAGTGTAAAAGAATTGCAGGGAGATCAGAATATAAAAATCCGCCGTCAGCTATTGAGTCATTCACTTATTTTTCTGTTGGCGGTATCCTTAGTGTTTATTAGTTTAGGTGCGAGTGCTTCTTTTTTAGGTCAGTGGGCGCAAGATTTGCTTGTAGGTGAATCTGGATTGCTTATTCAACGGATTGCAGGAATATTAATTATTGTGATGGGCTTATTTGTTGCAGGCTGGATTTCCATTCCCTCATTGATGAAGGAACGCCGTTATCGGTTTGGCAAGCGGCCGGCAGGGTATGTCGGAACATTTGTTATCGGGCTTGGTTTTGCTGCTGGATGGACACCATGTATCGGACCGATTTTCGGATCCATACTGCTTTTAGCAGCAAGTAATCCGGGGCAAGGTGTGTTTTATACAGTGATGTATGTGATCGGCTTTTCACTACCATTTCTTGTGTTGACATTTTTTCTTGGTTCAACCAAATGGATCATCCGGCACAGCAATTTAATTATGAAAATAGGAGCGGTTATCATGATTATTATGGGGCTTGTACTGTTTTTTGGTTTGATGCCGCGTATAACAGGGTTCTTGCTTGATCTGGTTCAGGATACATGGTTATCAAGGTTAGGATGA
- a CDS encoding metal-sensitive transcriptional regulator codes for MDYDDQIRNRVKRIEGQVRGLLKMMDEGKDCRNVVSQMSAARNALDRTSALIVSKNLEQCIREEKDAGKNSEDIIKEAVNLLVKSR; via the coding sequence ATGGATTATGATGATCAAATCAGAAACAGGGTGAAACGTATTGAAGGGCAAGTACGAGGATTGTTGAAAATGATGGACGAAGGAAAGGATTGCCGTAATGTGGTGAGTCAAATGTCGGCTGCCAGGAATGCTCTTGACCGTACGTCAGCGCTGATTGTAAGTAAAAACCTGGAACAGTGCATCCGTGAAGAAAAAGATGCGGGTAAAAACTCCGAAGATATTATTAAAGAAGCTGTCAACTTACTGGTTAAAAGCCGGTAA
- a CDS encoding sensor histidine kinase — MNKHNRSWLPKQFLWRLSITNIIVITAFIILSSWSIYNTACSLADGLGTLSNQKQKQFNSILFQYLWIFSIAAIVIGSLVHFYITKKLIDPLRELIKSTKRMKEGRYPEPLAVKSNDETGELIGQFNDLIQQIKVNQEQRQKLVSDLSHEFRTPLSNLNGYLNALSNGVIEGDENLFQDLYDESRRLTNMVKQLEQLKEWDYISNQKFFEKESSDMHQIVRQSAEMFYWSLEKARIRIDVQSDHGIVKVDHGGISQVISNLIENAIQYYEGAGPIQINGLKQDSNYKVTVSGPGQPIPAAEHSEIFERFHRTDFSRSKFSGGTGLGLAISKEIIERHNGNIGVQSNGDIHTFWITLPLSEGSSE; from the coding sequence ATGAATAAGCATAACAGGTCATGGCTCCCAAAGCAGTTTTTATGGCGATTATCCATTACCAACATTATTGTAATTACTGCTTTTATTATATTGAGTAGTTGGTCAATATATAACACTGCATGCTCATTGGCTGATGGGCTTGGCACGTTGAGCAATCAGAAGCAGAAGCAATTTAATTCGATTCTTTTCCAATATTTATGGATTTTCAGTATTGCAGCAATCGTTATTGGCAGTCTGGTTCATTTTTATATAACAAAAAAGTTGATTGATCCGCTAAGGGAATTGATTAAATCCACAAAACGCATGAAAGAAGGACGCTATCCCGAACCGCTTGCCGTGAAATCAAACGATGAGACAGGGGAATTGATTGGACAATTTAATGATCTGATCCAGCAAATAAAGGTTAACCAGGAGCAGCGTCAGAAACTTGTATCAGATCTGTCGCATGAATTTCGAACGCCGTTGTCAAACCTGAACGGATACTTAAATGCGTTAAGTAATGGGGTTATTGAAGGTGATGAAAACCTCTTTCAGGATTTGTATGATGAATCACGCCGACTCACGAATATGGTAAAACAATTGGAGCAGCTTAAAGAATGGGATTATATTTCCAATCAGAAGTTTTTTGAAAAAGAATCATCTGATATGCATCAGATTGTTCGGCAATCTGCAGAAATGTTTTATTGGTCACTGGAAAAGGCGAGGATTCGAATCGACGTTCAGTCTGATCATGGTATTGTCAAGGTGGATCACGGCGGAATATCACAGGTTATTAGTAATCTCATTGAAAATGCAATCCAATACTACGAGGGTGCTGGACCAATTCAGATAAACGGATTAAAACAGGATTCCAATTACAAAGTAACAGTATCCGGCCCCGGTCAGCCCATTCCAGCTGCTGAACATAGTGAGATTTTTGAGCGTTTCCACCGTACTGACTTTTCCCGAAGTAAGTTTTCGGGAGGTACAGGGCTTGGTCTGGCAATATCCAAGGAGATAATTGAACGCCATAATGGGAATATCGGTGTACAGTCGAATGGAGACATTCATACTTTCTGGATCACACTTCCGCTTAGTGAGGGGAGTAGTGAATAG
- a CDS encoding DsrE/DsrF/DrsH-like family protein: MKEIKTNSNTRVAIIAANGGMFDAYKVFNIATAAAASDKEVGIFFTFEGLNLIHKEAHKRLPLPEGKEDFQEGFKKTNVPSISDLLEMAQELGVKMIGCQMTMDVMNLEKNDFVDGIEVGGAASFIEFAKDADISLTF, encoded by the coding sequence ATGAAAGAAATTAAGACAAACAGCAACACTCGTGTAGCAATTATAGCGGCAAATGGTGGTATGTTCGATGCTTATAAAGTATTTAATATTGCAACTGCAGCAGCAGCATCCGATAAAGAAGTAGGGATCTTCTTTACATTTGAAGGACTGAATCTGATTCATAAAGAGGCGCATAAAAGGCTGCCGCTCCCGGAAGGAAAAGAAGACTTTCAAGAAGGTTTTAAAAAAACGAATGTTCCATCCATCAGCGACTTATTGGAAATGGCTCAAGAGCTGGGCGTAAAAATGATCGGCTGCCAAATGACGATGGATGTTATGAACTTGGAAAAAAACGATTTTGTAGACGGGATTGAAGTCGGCGGCGCAGCATCCTTCATTGAATTTGCTAAAGATGCTGATATTTCGCTGACATTTTAA
- a CDS encoding sulfite exporter TauE/SafE family protein, whose product MSVVTVVVIFLIGFVGSFISGMVGIGGAIINFPLLLYVPAALGVAEFTSFEVSGITAIQVFFATIGGVWAYRKGGYIHKSIIGYMGVSILAGSFIGGFFSSLMTEEGINLVYGLLAVLAAIMMFVPKKRMDGAVFDPEQFNRWLAALLALFVGIGAGIVGAGGAFILVPIMLLALKIPTRITIASSLAITFISSIGSAGGKVLTGQVLLVPAVIMIVASLIASPLGARIGKKVNTKILQWILAVLIFATALKIWLDILG is encoded by the coding sequence ATTAGTGTAGTTACTGTAGTTGTCATTTTTCTTATAGGCTTCGTGGGTTCCTTTATTTCTGGGATGGTTGGAATTGGCGGCGCAATCATCAACTTCCCCCTTTTGTTGTATGTACCAGCTGCTTTGGGTGTAGCTGAATTTACATCATTTGAAGTATCAGGGATTACGGCAATTCAAGTGTTTTTTGCGACAATCGGCGGAGTCTGGGCATACAGGAAAGGTGGTTATATTCATAAATCAATTATTGGCTATATGGGAGTCAGCATACTCGCGGGCAGCTTTATCGGCGGCTTTTTTTCTTCCTTGATGACTGAAGAGGGGATAAACCTTGTATATGGTCTGCTGGCGGTGCTGGCTGCAATCATGATGTTTGTTCCGAAAAAAAGAATGGATGGTGCTGTATTTGATCCGGAACAATTTAATCGATGGCTGGCGGCTCTTCTTGCATTGTTCGTTGGGATAGGAGCCGGTATTGTAGGAGCGGGCGGTGCATTTATACTGGTTCCGATTATGCTGCTTGCTTTAAAAATCCCGACACGAATTACGATTGCATCATCTTTGGCAATTACCTTTATTTCATCAATTGGGTCTGCTGGAGGTAAGGTGCTGACGGGTCAAGTTTTGTTGGTGCCGGCAGTTATCATGATTGTTGCAAGCTTAATCGCTTCGCCTCTGGGGGCAAGGATTGGTAAAAAAGTAAACACGAAAATTTTACAATGGATACTAGCCGTTTTAATTTTTGCCACTGCGTTAAAAATTTGGCTGGATATATTGGGATGA
- a CDS encoding sulfurtransferase TusA family protein, with amino-acid sequence MEAVRVLDAKGIACPMPVVKTKKAMDEINSGEILEVHATDKGAKSDLAAWTKSGGHELVDQTEEGDILKFWIKKA; translated from the coding sequence ATGGAAGCAGTAAGAGTATTAGATGCAAAAGGAATAGCATGTCCAATGCCGGTTGTGAAAACCAAAAAGGCAATGGATGAAATTAATTCAGGAGAAATTCTCGAAGTCCATGCGACTGACAAAGGGGCCAAAAGTGACCTGGCGGCTTGGACAAAATCAGGTGGTCACGAACTGGTCGATCAAACAGAAGAAGGGGACATCCTGAAATTTTGGATTAAAAAGGCATAA
- a CDS encoding metal-sensing transcriptional repressor, whose translation MDKFLHDQPSKPRTRDEKEKTINRLKRIEGQVRGIQKMVEEDRYCMDILVQISAIQSALKNVGFNVTERHIHHCVSDAIKQGEGHETIEELMSVMKQFSK comes from the coding sequence TTGGATAAATTCTTGCATGATCAACCAAGTAAACCGAGAACACGGGATGAAAAGGAAAAGACAATTAACCGTTTAAAACGTATAGAAGGGCAGGTTCGCGGAATACAGAAAATGGTGGAAGAGGATCGATATTGTATGGATATTTTAGTACAAATCAGCGCCATTCAATCCGCCTTAAAAAATGTAGGTTTCAATGTCACGGAACGGCATATTCACCATTGTGTCAGTGATGCGATTAAACAAGGTGAAGGTCACGAAACCATTGAAGAATTAATGAGTGTCATGAAGCAGTTTTCCAAGTAG
- a CDS encoding MBL fold metallo-hydrolase produces the protein MAKTITTDELANRVVNREETLILDVRNTDKFKDWKIEGDSVEIMNEPYFNVLDGVEPIAEKINKDQEVIVVCAKGNSSKMVKELMEENGFTNVYDLEGGMEAWSEHLEPVKIADLNDGGSIYQFVRLGKGCLSYMVVSNKTAAVIDANRMTDIYERFAEKKNVTIEYTIDTHLHADHISGGRKLADNTGGSYHLPPKDAEKVTFYYTPLEEGHDITIGNTTVNVQPVYSPGHTIGSTSLIIDKKYLLTGDILFVKSIGRPDLAGKAEDWVGDLHETLYSRYIELSDDLIVLPAHYSFVEELGKDGSVKARLGDLYEQNSGLKVDDEQKFHRMVTENLPPQPNEYDNIRQINMGQMDPEDKKQREMEIGPNRCAVHG, from the coding sequence ATGGCTAAGACTATAACAACTGACGAACTGGCAAATCGGGTCGTCAATCGTGAAGAAACGCTTATTCTGGATGTTCGAAATACCGATAAGTTTAAAGACTGGAAGATTGAAGGAGACAGCGTTGAAATAATGAATGAACCTTATTTTAATGTACTTGATGGTGTCGAACCGATCGCGGAAAAAATAAATAAGGATCAGGAAGTAATTGTCGTTTGTGCCAAGGGCAACTCATCGAAAATGGTGAAAGAATTGATGGAAGAAAACGGGTTTACAAATGTTTATGATTTAGAAGGCGGTATGGAAGCCTGGAGTGAACACTTGGAACCGGTCAAAATAGCGGACTTAAACGATGGCGGAAGCATTTATCAATTTGTTCGCCTTGGCAAAGGGTGTCTGTCGTATATGGTCGTTTCCAATAAGACAGCTGCGGTTATCGACGCTAATCGTATGACGGATATTTATGAACGATTTGCTGAAAAGAAAAATGTAACGATTGAGTATACAATTGATACACATCTTCACGCTGACCATATTTCGGGAGGCCGAAAGCTTGCCGATAATACCGGCGGATCATATCATCTGCCGCCTAAAGATGCTGAAAAAGTAACGTTCTATTATACACCGTTGGAAGAAGGGCACGATATTACGATCGGCAATACCACGGTTAATGTTCAGCCTGTTTATTCACCGGGACACACAATTGGAAGCACATCATTAATTATTGATAAAAAATATCTGCTAACAGGGGATATATTGTTTGTAAAATCGATCGGACGTCCCGACTTGGCCGGAAAGGCTGAAGATTGGGTTGGTGATTTGCACGAAACCTTATACAGCCGTTATATCGAATTGTCTGACGATCTAATTGTATTGCCTGCCCACTATTCCTTTGTAGAAGAGCTCGGCAAAGATGGCAGTGTCAAGGCACGGCTTGGTGACTTGTATGAGCAGAATTCGGGTTTGAAGGTGGACGATGAACAGAAATTCCACAGAATGGTAACGGAAAATCTGCCGCCACAGCCAAACGAGTACGATAATATTCGTCAGATCAATATGGGTCAAATGGACCCGGAAGATAAGAAACAACGTGAAATGGAAATAGGACCGAACCGCTGTGCAGTACACGGTTAA